DNA from Canis lupus dingo isolate Sandy chromosome 27, ASM325472v2, whole genome shotgun sequence:
AGGGAGGGGCAAAAGAAGGGAGGTGACACCCtgggcaacccccccccccccccttcccatAGCAAATGGACATGATACAGACTTTTTTCCTAGAGGCTTCTGCTTTGGTGCAGGGAGCCTAGGGTTTGGGCTGGTGTCATGAAGTGTTTGTGTAGGTGTGTTGGGGGTTGTTCTGTGTTTGTGGGTGGCTCCTGGGACTGGCCAAACCCGTATGGTTGTAATCATCCTGCCTGATTGGAGAAGCTCTTGTCTCTTCTCAAATGGTGATTGATGTCATGCATCTGAGTGGATGTCTCTCTCttgtctgtctttcctttttcacAGCCCGTAGCTAAGTCACCTACTTGTTTCCTTGACCTTTTTttcaagcttcttttttttttttaaatgtcatttctttatCCTTCTGCTTATCTTTATTTTCGCTTTAATTCTGGAGCCTGCTGGTCGTGTTTTTGTTTCCCATCAAACATCTTTCActtctgccttctctctccttaGCTGTAGCAGTAAGTTGAGGTCTGGGAAAGATGTTCCTACATTTTGGTGTTTTCTAAGTTGGAAGTCTTCAAGTCTTAGTTTGAAACTGAGGCCACTTAGTAAAGGGGTCAGTCTTGTTGCTGAGTCTTCAGCTGTTGGGATGAGAAACTTAGGCTCGAGTCTCATCACTGTGTAGACCAAGGTGGCAAATTTCTGTACTGTTGcccaaggtgggggtggggtagcaGCATTGGTAACATGATCTGACTCTCTCTGTGAGGGGCGAGAGAAGTAGTAGTGCTGTCCAGCCAATGTTGGTTCCACATTTTGGCTTCCCATTGGCCCCTtgggctggggctgcccctgtgtTGATTGGGAGCAGTGCAGGCTCCCAGGGTGAACTCTGCCCCAAGCTGTAGCATGACCCAGTTTTTCCACTTGCCACACCCCATTCCTGCCCCTTTCCCAAATCTTCTTTTATGTCTCAGCCACTTTGAATGTTGTCTCTGTGCATTATCTGCTTGAGAAGTTTGGGGGTCTTATGTGGATGGGTGTTCCCTTCACCTGCACGGGTTTGTCCTGGTGTCCAGCTTTCACGGAGGTGAGGAAGATGAGGAACTGAGAGATGTGACTTATTAGTGAGGGGGATGACATGGGGGATTGCTTTGAAAAAGCCTTAAGAAAATGGTTCTTTCTGGTGAGATCCAAGCTGGTGTTCCATTCCCAAGGGAATGGGAGGGGCTTTCATATGCCTGGCCTGATCCTGGGCTGAGTGGGGGGAGGCTGATGGTGCTTTGTCAAGCTTAATGTCTCATATTCCCTAGTATCTGCCTTGCTCAGGAAGGGCGGAGCCAGAAGCATTTTAGGGCTAGTTCTGGGAGTCAGGGGCGAATAGAAGGAAGCATATTGTCCCGCACTGTCCAGGTGCTGCTCTTCTTTTCTTCGTGTGAACATCACATATGCTGGATAGGTGGCTACTTCTAATCTGTGAGAGGTAGTTTAGGGTCTATGGCTTGGACTCTTGGGGAGGTAGGTGGTGAGAAGGGAACTGAGTTGTGGAGACTTCTGGCCTCCCATTCCTCAAGCTAAATTTTTTGGGTATCAAAAATTCAAGAAAGTTGTATGCTGTGACCACAGCTCCACTGAGTTTTTGTTAAATCTTAGTTCTGAtgattggaaaaataattatgattgaGGCAGTAACCCAGTCTTTCTTGTGGTATTACCCTTCATGTTTGTCTTGGGTTTCCTTGCCTAGGACATTAAAGTGGCTTGTTGAGAACTGTGTCATCCCAAAATAGGTGTTAGGAGAAGTGGTATGTGGACCTGGGGCCAGGTAGCAATTTGGGAAGTCTTGTGAGGGTAGTCTTTCCTCGGCTACCTCTCTCAACCcaaccccctctcccctgctACTTCCTGTCCTATGTTGGCAGCTGGGTGCCCTGGGCTGGCTTTTGCGGTCAGGAGCCATTTTCCCTCTCCTCAGTGGGTGAGgcactccctccttctctccactcCCTTCTCCACTCCCGCCTCCCTGGGCGGGGGTGGCttaggaagaaggagagagaggagggaggagggagttgGTGTGAATGTGTGTTAGTTACAAAGGAAGCTGCCTCCTGGCCTTCTCCTCCccctgtgccccttcccaccTAGCCCTGCCCAGGAGCTCTCAGTATTACCCTAGGCTTTGTGTGTGCTCCCAGccagggaaggaggtggagccagatgggaggaggatgggggtgtgtgtggaggagATGGTGACAGCTGGGCTGATTTGGGCCCCTGGGGAGAAGAGGCTACTGACCCAGGAGAAGCTGGGGAGGAACAGTAGAGCTGGAGATGGGGAAAGGAAATCATGTTTGGGAGTGGGTGTGATATTGGGCGGACAACTGAACCTGGGGCTTGAGGATTCTGGTGGTTTTAAGCAGTGATGACCCAGAGTGGGTAGTCAAGGGTGTGGTTTCTGGGCCCCCTGCACTGATAGgctctttcattttcattccttgCTTTGTAGAATATTTGGTGGGCAGTTAGAGGAGGGCTAGatatatttctcttatttggTTAATTCTAAGCAGCTTGCTGGAGCTGCACTGGTGAACATATAGAGGACTCCTGTTAAAGATGAGGGAAAGGAGGCAGGGGTCTGGACAGCTGCCCGAGGTGGGCCTGGTCTGGCCTGGCAGGCCTATTTCGGGTATATAcagctctctctttgtctgtttttgtcctGAGTATCAGCTTCCTTCTGTGGAGAGTATAGCAGTTCTCTTCAGTGGAATCTGGGACAAGAGGTGGGGGAATAAAGTCTAAAGCCTCTGGATTAGGCTCTAACCTTTTGCTATTGATCTTTTCTCTACCTGTCTTTCTCTGccaaatatatgtagaaaatgaaGAGGACCCAGAAGAGGATTTGTCAGAAGCAGAGACTCCAAAgctcaagaagaagaaaaagcctaAGAAACCTCGGGACCCTAAAATCCCTAAGAGCAAACGCCAAAAAAAGGAGGTGAGTGGGTGACTGGATGTTTTGGGGAATAATAAGAAGAAGGGAGCAGCTCTGAGAATGGTCGACGGGTAGGAGGggcatttgtttcttcttctagAATGGTGGGCCAGGTCCTCAGGTCCTCAGCCCTGGGGATGAGCCTCAGGGCTGTCCTGAGGTCAGCATGTGTGtagcatgtgtgtgtctgtctccctctccctctccctctcccccttccctgctccagCGTATGCTCTTATGCCGGCAGCTGGGGGACAGCTCTGGGGAGGGGCCGGAGtttgtggaggaggaggaagaggtggctcTTCGCTCAGACAGTGAGGGCAGCGACTATACCCCtggcaagaagaagaagaagaagcttggacctaagaaagaaaagaagagcaaatccaagcggaaggaagaggaagaagaggatgacGACGACGATGATTCAAAGGTGCCTGGACCTCTGTCCTTTCCTCTGTGCTTGCTGTCCACCTCTGTCCTTTATCTCCCAGATAATGCCCTGCCCCTTAGTGCCCTTCTCTCCCCGTTTGAAAtgattttctctttgctcttcttcccTGGTCTTGGAAGCCTTCATCTCAGCTCAGATTCCCTTTAGCAAGTGTGGGTACTAGGTGTCAGGTCTTTGACCTTGCTCTCTCTGCAGGAGCCTAAATCATCTGCTCAGCTCCTAGAAGACTGGGGCATGGAAGACATTGACCATGTGTTCTCAGAGGAGGATTATCGTACCCTCACCAACTACAAGGCCTTCAGCCAGTTTGTCCGGTAAACAAGAGGGTCTTGGGCCTGGGAGAGGAGAGTGCTTGTATGATTCTCAAtacacttctctttctcttctcacttctctttctctctcttttattcttaaacttcttttcactttgttgttcTTGTCCATTTGTCCCCCAGACCCCTCATTGCTGCCAAAAATCCCAAGATTGCTGTCTCCAAAATGATGATGGTTTTGGGTGCAAAGTGGCGTGAGTTCAGTACCAACAATCCCTTCAAAGGCAGTTCTGGGGCTTCagtggcggcagcagcagcagcagcggtgGCTGTGGTGGAGAGCATGGTGACGGCCACTGAAGTTGCACCACCTCCTCCCCCGGTGGAGGTCCCTATCCGCAAGGCCAAGACCAAGGAGGGCAAAGGTGAAATGGGACCCAATGCAAGGCGGGACTGACATGGGCTTGGGATGTTGAAGTTAGAGGAAGCATGGGGGTGCTGCTCTGTTAGCCTAAAGATAGAGGAGTGTGAGGGAGAAATGAGTCCTGGATTTAGGAGGTTTGGGAAGCTGAACATGGGGAAACCAGCTTAGGTGGAGAATATTTTATCATCTTCCCCATCTTCTACCTTGTCATGCATTTGGATTATACGATCTTACTTGTGCTTTTCTGATTTTTAGGTCCCAATGCTCGGAGGAAGCCAAAGGGCAGCCCTCGTGTACCTGATGCCAAGAAGCCTAAACCTAAGAAAGTAGCTCCCCTGAAAATCAAGCTGGGAGGTTTTGGTTCTAAGCGTAAGAGATCCTCGGTGAGAGCCCAACCCATCCCTTTGGTGAGGGTGTCTTATCTAATAATGATGTTACTTTATGTCAGAGTCTAGCCTTTATAGTAGGCATGTAAGAATGGGGACAGTTGGCTCCACAACAAGGTGACTAGGCTTCTTACTTGACTGTCCTGGCTGGGGTTCTAGCACCCTTAGTAAGAGAGTGATCCCTTCTCTAGCGTTCTCCTTTCCCTTGGCTTCAACctctaactttctttcttttcattctgccAGAGTGAGGATGATGACTTAGATGTGGAATCTGACTTCGATGATGCCAGTATCAATAGCTATTCTGTTTCTGACGGTTCCACCAGCCGCAGTAGCCGCAGCCGCAAGAAACTCCGaaccactaaaaagaaaaagaaaggtgtgtttattttttgtgtctgtgtgtgaatgGGATAGGGTGGGAATGATTGGGGAAGAATCTCCCTAAGGAGATCAGGgttgaatttattttagagggggcggggggaggtagTTTTTTTCTAATAACTGGGCTTTCCCTCTTCCTTGCCCAGGCGAGGAGGAGGTGACTGCTGTGGATGGTTATGAGACAGACCACCAGGACTATTGCGAGGTGTGCCAGCAAGGCGGTGAGATCATCCTGTGTGATACCTGTCCCCGAGCTTACCACATGGTCTGCCTGGATCCGGATATGGAGAAGGCTCCTGAGGGCAAGTGGAGCTGTCCACACTGCGTGAGTACCTGGCCATTGTGTGGCCCTTTGGAACCCTTGAGAGGAAGGGTGGGATGATGGGGTTTTTTTGGGCCTGGGTGGTGTTCCTGGTGTGGACTTTGGGAAGCATTCAAAAGAATGATGGGTGTGGTTCTgatttgggtgggtgggggggggtggtgatCTGACTCTGGTCCTTTACTGCAGGAGAAGGAAGGCATCCAGTGGGAGGCTAAAGAGGACAATTCAGAGGGTGAGGAGATCCTGGAAGAGGTTGGAGGAGACCCTGAAGAGGAGGATGACCACCATATGGAATTCTGTCGTGTCTGTAAGGATGGTGGGGAGTTGCTCTGCTGCGACACTTGTCCTTCATCTTACCACATCCACTGCCTGAACCCCCCACTGCCAGAGATCCCTAATGGTGAATGGCTCTGTCCCCGTTGTACGGTGAGTGACTGACCCCAGCAAAGGTGGGAGGTGTGGGTAGTGCAGTCTAGCAGAAGGGTATACCTCTTTCATGTGTcggcttggggagggggggggtgctGAGGTGCAGGAGAGGTCATTGGAGAACTCTTTGTTTTTTAGCCCTGAGAcaagttattttcctttctcatatagTCTGGGAAAACGTAGGACTAACTTTGAATAGAGGAGTTGATGTTTTGCCAGCTCTCTTAAGGGTTGTGCTTCTAGCTTAGAGCATCCACCCTGTCTTGGCACCCAGCCTTGAGGTCTTggtagcttattttattttactttattttttaaaagattttacttatttatttgagagagagagagaatgagcaaggggaagagcaggggaagagggagaagcagactcctgctgagcagggagccctacatggggctggaacccaggaccctgggatcatgacccaagccaaaggcagatgcttaagcaactgagccacccaggtgccccgaggtcTTAGTAGTTTAGAATGGTTAGTAGAGTCACTTAATTGCTTGTCAGTTGGTTATGAGAGGAATTTTGGGATCCAAGTCTTGGGGCTTTCTGTGCTTTCCTTGTTCTGGGTTGTTGTTGAAGTCTAGTTACTGTCCCTGTTAAACATATAGTAGCGATAGGGTCACTCAGGTACTGGATGAAGTCCAGAAGTAGAGCAGGAgttctattattatttacttagaGTGGTCCTTCttgaaatgagatttaaaatttttttttgagattttaaagtttttatcatttatttatttctattttttttattttttaatttttttaaaatttttatttatttttttatcatttatttatttaagagagagagtgagagcatgtaCGTGCACGAGTGGGGGTGcaagggtggaggtggggagagcaaCTCAAGCAGAGtcctcgatcccatgaccccgagaccatgacccaagccaaaaccaagagtcaggttcCCAACTGTGTCATTTCCTCCTCTTGGTAATGATTTGGTGTtgaatcctctttttttctcagtgtccAGCTCTTAAGGGCAAAGTTCAGAAGATTCTAATCTGGAAATGGGGTCAGCCACCATCTCCCACACCAGTGCCTCGGCCTCCAGATGCTGATCCCAATACTCCCTCTCCCAAGCCCCTGGAGGGGCGGCCAGAGCGGCAATTCTTTGTGAAGTGGCAAGGCATGTCTTATTGGCACTGCTCCTGGGTATCTGAACTGCAGGTAAACCTGGGATAGGCTAGAGATCTGGGGGCTGCAGGGAAGAGGGTCGTGAGAAATAGCCTTGTGGATGGAAGGAACGGATGCCACTCCTTGGTGACTGCTATCCTCTCTGCCTGCAGTTGGAGCTGCACTGTCAAGTGATGTTCCGAAACTATCAGCGGAAGAATGATATGGATGAACCACCTTCTGGGGACTTTGGTGGTGATGAAGAGAAGAGCCGGAAGCGTAAGAACAAAGACCCTAAATTTGCAGAAATGGAGGAACGCTTCTATCGCTATGGCATAAAACCTGAGTGGATGATGATCCACCGAATTCTCAACCACAGGTACCAGTGGAGCTGGGCCAGACTGGTGGTGGTCTTGGGCATATTGGAGGTAGGCAGCATATCCATTGAGAGACTGCTGCCCAAGGGATTAAGAAAATGGATGTCACCGGTGATTTAAACTTGGAAGAGATGTGTACTTGATATATTATTAACTGACTGAATCCTGGTATTTGAGCCACAGGAGAAGACTATAGATTAGATGTAATTTTAGGTCCAAAGACTGTGTAGTAGACTCTGATTACATGTGGCATCTGGCATTCCTAGAAGTCTAGTTTGGAATACCCATTATTGGCACTTTTTGAGAGTGAGGCATGGCCTTCTGgctctgaagatttttttctccttgacctTGTAGTGTGGACAAGAAGGGCCACGTCCACTACTTGATCAAATGGCGGGACTTGCCCTACGATCAGGCATCCTGGGAgagtgaggatgtggagatacAGGACTACGACCTCTTCAAGCAGAGCTATTGGAACCACAGGTGGGCAGCTTTGCTGAGGTGTGGAGTTTGTTCTTATTGAGAAAAGGACTCTAGACAGCTGTGTGATGTTTGTCTTCTTTAGGGAGTTAATGAGGGGTGAGGAAGGACGACCAGGCAAGAAGCTCAAGAAGGTGAAGCTGAGGAAGTTGGAGAGGCCTCCTGAAACTCCTACAGTTGATGTGAGTTGGGGCAGAAGAAAGGGTAGAATTTGTTGGGTAGGAGGATAAATCTCATGTGCTCTAGTCCTCTGATGTTGCTCTTACTGATGCTCTGCCAATAGTAACTTCAGAGTAGAATGCTTCCCTACTTCTCCACAGCTCTAAACCAGGGATATGCTAGAATCATTTTCTTCTTgcatcatcaaaaataaaaacataggagATGGTGTTTCCTGTGATTGAGCAAGTATTATCTAGGGATGGGTCACACAACTACACTTTTATGAAACTGGTATTGGAACCTGGGTCTTCTGACTCATAATTCAATGGCTCAGTTCCTCTGGGTTTTATTTGTGTAATATAATGTAAGGGCTGTTAAGGTTAAAAAGACGACCCTAGGGGGAACATACGATTATTTACCAGGTGAACCTTGCTTAGCAGAATTACTGTATTGCTAGGGAGGCTACGATGTATCTTTCAGGGATCTGTAGGATCAAGATCTCCCATCTGTCTGACAGGTTAGTTGCCTTCCTGGAGGACCCTAAATCAAACACAAAGTTACAATAGCTGTTGGGGATCTTTCCCCCCCCCACAATCTTTGTGGCTCTTAAGAATCTAGTGAGGATGTGTGAGGAGCAAGCATCTGTTATCTTACGGAAGGGAGTTCTTGCCGGCACTTGACTTCCTTCATTTCATCCTTCAGCCAACAGTGAAGTATGAGCGACAGCCAGAGTACCTGGATGCTACAGGGGGAACCCTGCACCCCTATCAAATGGAGGGCTTGAACTGGTTGCGCTTCTCCTGGGCTCAAGGCACCGACACCATCTTGGCTGATGAGATGGGCCTTGGGAAGACTGTCCAGACAGCAGTCTTCCTCTATTCTCTCTACAAGGAGGTAGGAAAGCTGGGGCTGTTAGTTTTTTTGTGTGGGTATTTTGTGTTGTGGTCGTTTCACATtttgaggagagaggaaaaggaaggaaaaattggtcacaaaactttttttttttttttttaatttttttttctttttttaatttttacttattcatgatagtcacacagagagagagagagagaggcagagacacaggcagagggagaagcgggctccatgcaccgggagcccgacgtgggactcaatcccgggtctccaggatcgtgccctgggccaaaggcaggcgctaaaccgctgcgccacccagggatcccggtcacAAAACTTGAAGAACACTGTTGAATGACAGTCAGGTAGACACATGTCCACAGAGATAGACTGGGGAGATGGCAACCTGGGTAGAGTCAGTGGTAGATGCATAGAGCCTCAGTCTTGGAGGAATAAATACCTGTTGAGATAAAGAGAGCTGTGAGTGGAATTAGCATGGAAAGACATACAGGAAAGGCTCAGATTTTAAACTCTCTGTAAAGGTGGCTGTGCTGTGGGAAGTAGGCAAGGCGTTTACGTACGTAGAGAAAGGCAAGGGTAGGAGCAGCACACATGCCGGTCCTTGGCTGGCTTTGTGGGCAGTGGTAGAGATGGGTGCTAGGCCAGTAGTATGCTGGGGCCCTCAGTCCTTACTCTgccacttttcttctttctccaaggGTCATTCCAAAGGCCCTTTCCTAGTCAGTGCCCCTCTTTCTACCATCATCAACTGGGAGCGGGAGTTTGAAATGTGGGCTCCAGATATGTATGTGGTGACCTATGTGGGTGACAAAGACAGCCGTGCCATCATCCGAGAGAATGAGTTCTCCTTTGAAGACAACGCCATTCGTGGTGGCAAGAAAGCCTCTCGTATGAAGGTATCTCAGTGGTAGGGAGAGCACCCTAGAGGGAGTTGTTGCTGTGGGCTTACTGCTTCTTCTGACCTCAGTCCCTGAGGTGAGGCAGAAGGATAACAATTGGGAGGAGGAAAGACCCATAAGTCTCTTGGGTTAACCTGCATTGGAGGAGTTGAACATTAGTGACCAGGTCTACTCCTTGTGTAGAAAGAGGCATCTGTGAAATTCCACGTGCTGCTGACATCTTATGAATTGATCACCATTGACATGGCTATCTTGGGTTCCATTGATTGGGCCTGCCTTATCGTGGATGAAGCGCATCGTCTCAAGAACAATCAGTCAAAggtgaaggaagggagggaggttaTGGCCCCTGGTTTGAGTTTTCTGGTACCACCTACTCATTAAGAGGGGACctaggaggagaggaaagggtcAAGTggtctctctgccttccctcctcactTGGGATTCCCCTTGGTGGCCAGGCCTTAAAAGGGAGATAGAGatgcggggtggggagggcttaACTATTGGGCAGCAAAACAGCTCAGTTTGCAGAGATTTACCAGAGCCCTCTTTTCATTGAATTTTACCTTCTCCGTCTGCTTCTTCAGTTCTTCCGGGTCTTAAATGGTTACTCACTCCAACACAAGCTGTTGCTGACTGGGACTCCGTTACAAAACAATCTAGAAGAGTTGTTTCATTTGCTCAACTTTCTCACCCCTGAGAGATTCCAGTAAGTGTACATTTCTCCATAATCAGCTGATAATTCTGCTTCAAATCTTCCTGTTGCCCATTTCCTATatcactttcctttctttctgaagcAATTtagaaggcttcttggaggagttTGCTGACATTGCCAAGGAGGACCAGATTAAAAAACTGCATGATATGCTGGGCCCTCATATGTTGCGGCGTCTCAAAGCTGATGTGTTCAAGAATATGCCATCCAAGACAGAACTGATAGTGCGTGTGGAGCTGAGCCCCATGCAGAAGTGAGTCAGAAGGTTCAGAAGCATCGACTCCATTTTGTAAAAGTAGTTAGATACCTACTAGTCTGAAGAGTGCTTCCGATTCCTCCCTATACTTTGCTTCAGGGCATCTGGTGACCAGCGCAAGCAAGATCTCCAGAAACTTGATGCCATAGTTCTTATTTAGTTGAATACCTTATTTAacatggtggtgctggtgcttaTTAGGGTTCCATCTGTTAGGTCCCAAAGTGAGGTATGTTGGGAGGGAGATCTCAGACTTTGGGATGGTATTATGAGTCATGTGAAGTTAGGAGTCCTATAAAAGCTCTTGAGTCTGATCTTTCTGTCTTATCCACGTAGGAAATACTACAAGTACATTCTCACTCGAAACTTTGAAGCACTCAATGCTCGAGGTGGTGGCAACCAAGTTTCTCTGCTAAATGTGGTGATGGATCTGAAGAAGTGCTGCAACCACCCGTACCTCTTTCCCGTGGCTGCAATGGTATGCTGTGCCTCCTCTTGCTCCTCACTGGGCTGGAGTTGCTCCATTTGGttcaatgtttttctcttttgtgctgCTTTCCTCAGGAAGCCCCTAAAATGCCTAATGGCATGTATGATGGCAGTGCCCTAATTCGAGCATCTGGGAAATTATTGCTGCTACAGAAGATGCTCAAGAACCTTAAGGAGGGTGGGCACCGTGTACTCATCTTCTCTCAGGTATTttgtgggctgggctgggagcttAAGAAAACGGTAGACAGCCCTTAGTGAGATGAGGCAGGCAATTGTCATCTGACTTCCCCTTAATTAAACTGTGCTTCTTTTCTAGATGACCAAGATGCTAGACCTATTAGAAGATTTCTTGGAACATGAAGGTTATAAGTATGAACGTATTGACGGTGGGATTACTGGGAATATGCGGCAAGAGGCCATTGACCGCTTCAATGGTAAGTGAGGAGGAGTGGCTTCAGtctgtatgttctcattcactcaCGACTTTGCATGGATCATTTGTTCTTGTATGCCTGCTTTTCTGTGTGgttctttaggatttttgtcAATTGATGTGAAAGAGTAAAGCTTTTGAATGCCTTGATTGAATGTATTGGGCTTTTCCTAGcagataattttttcctttggagtcttcatccttttttttttttttttttcatttatttattcatgagagacacacagagaaagaggcagagacacagacagagggagaagcaggttccatgcagggagcccgacatgggactcgatccagggtctccaggatcaccccctgggccaaaggcaggcactaaaccgttgagccaccagggctgcctcgtCTTCATCCTTTTTGATATACGAGGAGCTTTCATTTAACCCTCTTTGTTGTAtcttgaggcccagagagggaccagGACTTACTCAACTGAGCCATTCATAGCAGACTTGTCTCTCAGTAGCTGccgctcttcctcctcctcctctttatttttaatttaattaatttttttagaaagttttttttttaatattttatttattcatgagagacacacacacacacacaggcagagacataggca
Protein-coding regions in this window:
- the CHD4 gene encoding chromodomain-helicase-DNA-binding protein 4 isoform X3, whose amino-acid sequence is MASGLGSPSPCSAGSEEEDMDALLNNSLPPPHPENEEDPEEDLSEAETPKLKKKKKPKKPRDPKIPKSKRQKKERMLLCRQLGDSSGEGPEFVEEEEEVALRSDSEGSDYTPGKKKKKKLGPKKEKKSKSKRKEEEEEDDDDDDSKEPKSSAQLLEDWGMEDIDHVFSEEDYRTLTNYKAFSQFVRPLIAAKNPKIAVSKMMMVLGAKWREFSTNNPFKGSSGASVAAAAAAAVAVVESMVTATEVAPPPPPVEVPIRKAKTKEGKGPNARRKPKGSPRVPDAKKPKPKKVAPLKIKLGGFGSKRKRSSSEDDDLDVESDFDDASINSYSVSDGSTSRSSRSRKKLRTTKKKKKGEEEVTAVDGYETDHQDYCEVCQQGGEIILCDTCPRAYHMVCLDPDMEKAPEGKWSCPHCEKEGIQWEAKEDNSEGEEILEEVGGDPEEEDDHHMEFCRVCKDGGELLCCDTCPSSYHIHCLNPPLPEIPNGEWLCPRCTCPALKGKVQKILIWKWGQPPSPTPVPRPPDADPNTPSPKPLEGRPERQFFVKWQGMSYWHCSWVSELQLELHCQVMFRNYQRKNDMDEPPSGDFGGDEEKSRKRKNKDPKFAEMEERFYRYGIKPEWMMIHRILNHSVDKKGHVHYLIKWRDLPYDQASWESEDVEIQDYDLFKQSYWNHRELMRGEEGRPGKKLKKVKLRKLERPPETPTVDPTVKYERQPEYLDATGGTLHPYQMEGLNWLRFSWAQGTDTILADEMGLGKTVQTAVFLYSLYKEGHSKGPFLVSAPLSTIINWEREFEMWAPDMYVVTYVGDKDSRAIIRENEFSFEDNAIRGGKKASRMKKEASVKFHVLLTSYELITIDMAILGSIDWACLIVDEAHRLKNNQSKFFRVLNGYSLQHKLLLTGTPLQNNLEELFHLLNFLTPERFHNLEGFLEEFADIAKEDQIKKLHDMLGPHMLRRLKADVFKNMPSKTELIVRVELSPMQKKYYKYILTRNFEALNARGGGNQVSLLNVVMDLKKCCNHPYLFPVAAMEAPKMPNGMYDGSALIRASGKLLLLQKMLKNLKEGGHRVLIFSQMTKMLDLLEDFLEHEGYKYERIDGGITGNMRQEAIDRFNAPGAQQFCFLLSTRAGGLGINLATADTVIIYDSDWNPHNDIQAFSRAHRIGQNKKVMIYRFVTRASVEERITQVAKKKMMLTHLVVRPGLGSKTGSMSKQELDDILKFGTEELFKDEATDGGGDNKEGEDSSVIHYDDKAIERLLDRNQDETEDTELQGMNEYLSSFKVAQYVVREEEMGEEEEVEREIIKQEESVDPDYWEKLLRHHYEQQQEDLARNLGKGKRIRKQVNYNDGSQEDRDWQDDQSDNQSDYSVASEEGDEDFDERSEAPRRPSRKGLRNDKDKPLPPLLARVGGNIEVLGFNARQRKAFLNAIMRYGMPPQDAFTTQWLVRDLRGKSEKEFKAYVSLFMRHLCEPGADGAETFADGVPREGLSRQHVLTRIGVMSLIRKKVQEFEHVNGRWSMPELAEVEENKKMSQPGSPSPKTPTPSTPGDTQPNTPAPAPPAEDGIKIEENSLKEEESVEGEKEVKSTAPEATVECTQPPAPASEDEKVLVEPPEVEEKVEKAEVKERTEEPMETEPKGVADVEKVEEKSAVDLTPIVVEDKEEKKEEEEKKEVMLQNGETPKDLNDEKQKKNIKQRFMFNIADGGFTELHSLWQNEERAATVTKKTYEIWHRRHDYWLLAGIINHGYARWQDIQNDPRYAILNEPFKGEMNRGNFLEIKNKFLARRFKLLEQALVIEEQLRRAAYLNMSEDPSHPSMALNTRFAEVECLAESHQHLSKESMAGNKPANAVLHKVLKQLEELLSDMKADVTRLPATIARIPPVAVRLQMSERNILSRLANRAPEPTPQQVAQQQ